Proteins encoded in a region of the Acidobacteriota bacterium genome:
- a CDS encoding DUF1801 domain-containing protein yields MKPKQAVPTTIDEYIAGFPPNVRRLLRQVRATIRKAAPKAEEKISYQIPTFFLHGNLVHFGAFKKHIGFYPAPMGLKEFEKELSKYAGAKGSVRFPLDQPMPLGLITRIVKFRVKKNLERAAGKK; encoded by the coding sequence ATGAAACCCAAGCAGGCCGTTCCGACCACCATCGACGAATACATCGCGGGCTTCCCACCAAATGTGCGGCGCCTGCTAAGACAGGTCCGGGCCACGATCCGCAAGGCGGCGCCGAAGGCCGAAGAGAAGATCAGCTACCAGATCCCGACGTTCTTTCTGCACGGCAACCTGGTGCACTTTGGCGCGTTCAAGAAACACATCGGGTTCTACCCCGCGCCGATGGGGTTGAAAGAATTCGAAAAGGAACTGTCGAAGTACGCGGGCGCGAAAGGCTCGGTGCGGTTCCCTCTCGACCAGCCGATGCCGCTCGGGCTGATCACCCGCATCGTGAAGTTCAGGGTGAAGAAGAACCTGGAACGGGCGGCCGGCAAGAAGTGA
- a CDS encoding CoA-acylating methylmalonate-semialdehyde dehydrogenase: protein MQAPPLSNFIGGRWVPSTGTRTIDVHNPATGQTIARTPLSVGADVDAAVAAATAAFPGWSETPPVVRARTMFTFKALLEAHAEEIARIVTTEHGKTLDESRGSVRRAIECVEVACGAPSMLMGDALENVGSGIDCTSMRQPIGVCAAIAPFNFPAMVPLWFLPFAVVSGNTFVLKPSEQVPLSQKKMFELLEQCDLPPGVVNLVHGGREVSEAICDHPGIRAVSFVGSTAVARAVYQRATHAGKRVQALGGAKNFIVVMPDADLDRSIPIISESFYGCAGERCLAGSILVPVGPVHAEARDRLVESARTMKVGDGMEAGVDMGPVISAAHRDRVLGYVERGASEGAQLALDGRARTLPREGYFVGPSVFDAVTPAMTIGHEEIFGPVAAICPVERLDDVFTLMQAHPNANATSIFTSSGKAAREFAHRATASMVGVNIGVAAPMAYFPFGGARDSFFGDLKVHGRDAFEFYTDKKVTISRWF from the coding sequence ATGCAGGCTCCACCGCTCTCGAATTTCATCGGCGGCCGTTGGGTTCCCTCCACCGGCACGCGTACGATTGACGTCCACAATCCCGCCACCGGGCAGACCATTGCGCGGACGCCGCTCTCGGTTGGCGCCGATGTGGACGCGGCCGTGGCGGCCGCAACCGCTGCGTTCCCAGGATGGAGCGAAACGCCGCCGGTGGTGCGCGCACGCACCATGTTCACCTTCAAGGCGCTGCTCGAGGCTCACGCGGAAGAAATCGCGCGCATCGTGACCACCGAACACGGCAAGACGCTGGATGAGTCGCGCGGCAGTGTGCGCCGTGCCATCGAATGTGTGGAGGTGGCCTGCGGCGCGCCATCGATGTTGATGGGGGACGCACTCGAAAACGTCGGATCGGGCATCGACTGCACGTCGATGCGACAACCGATTGGCGTGTGCGCGGCGATCGCGCCGTTCAATTTCCCGGCGATGGTGCCGCTGTGGTTCCTGCCGTTTGCGGTGGTGTCGGGCAACACGTTTGTGTTGAAACCCTCGGAGCAGGTGCCCCTGTCCCAGAAGAAGATGTTCGAGTTGCTGGAACAGTGCGACCTGCCGCCAGGCGTGGTCAACCTCGTGCATGGTGGGCGCGAGGTGTCGGAAGCCATCTGCGACCATCCAGGCATTCGCGCGGTGTCGTTTGTGGGATCGACGGCTGTGGCACGCGCCGTCTATCAGCGCGCCACTCACGCCGGCAAACGCGTGCAGGCGCTCGGCGGCGCCAAAAACTTCATCGTCGTCATGCCCGATGCCGATCTCGACCGGTCCATTCCGATCATCAGCGAGTCGTTCTACGGGTGCGCGGGCGAGCGCTGCCTCGCGGGCAGCATCCTGGTGCCGGTGGGTCCGGTGCATGCCGAGGCGCGCGACCGGCTGGTGGAATCGGCCCGCACCATGAAGGTGGGTGACGGCATGGAGGCCGGCGTGGATATGGGTCCGGTGATCAGTGCGGCCCATCGCGATCGCGTGCTGGGATATGTGGAACGCGGCGCCTCAGAAGGCGCGCAGTTGGCGCTTGATGGACGCGCGCGGACGTTGCCGAGGGAGGGCTACTTCGTGGGGCCGTCGGTGTTCGACGCGGTCACGCCGGCCATGACCATCGGGCACGAGGAGATCTTCGGACCCGTCGCCGCCATCTGCCCCGTGGAACGCCTGGACGATGTGTTCACGCTGATGCAGGCGCATCCCAACGCAAACGCTACATCCATCTTTACGTCGAGTGGCAAGGCCGCGCGCGAGTTCGCGCATCGGGCCACGGCGTCAATGGTCGGGGTCAACATCGGTGTGGCTGCGCCCATGGCCTATTTCCCGTTCGGCGGCGCGCGCGATAGCTTCTTCGGGGATCTCAAGGTCCACGGACGAGACGCGTTCGAGTTTTATACGGACAAGAAAGTCACGATCAGCCGCTGGTTCTAG